From the genome of Streptacidiphilus rugosus AM-16, one region includes:
- a CDS encoding MFS transporter has protein sequence MTTLTRPTDTDASSAGILDRPFRMLTVGIVACVLLIAFEAMAVNTAMPVAAKALHGVGLYAFAFTGFFTSSLLAMVVSGEWCDKRGPMVPLGVGIAVFGAGLVLAGTATTMWTFVGGRVTQGFGAGLVIVALYVVVGLRYPERLRPKVFAAFAASWVLPSVIGPLVAGTVTQHVGWRWVFLSIPVLIVAPLVLMLPQLRGLRGGDAVGEPLDRRRLWLALALSVGAGLLQYAGQRLDVWSLPPAVVGAALLVPAALRLLPRGTFRARRGLPTVILLRGVAAGAFISAEAFIPLMLVTQHGYSPTFAGLSLAGGGVSWAGGSWLQGRPWAEPHRLRLVQAGLAAAAVSVALVALASQPSAPAPLVAAAWALGGAGMGLAIASIGVLMFSLSAPEETGANSASLQVSDALGNIVCTGLAGVLFTVLGTGTTSGFTAVFVAMTAFMVVGVAVCGRARS, from the coding sequence GTGACCACCCTCACCCGTCCCACCGACACCGACGCGTCCTCCGCCGGGATCCTCGACCGCCCGTTCCGCATGCTCACCGTCGGGATCGTGGCCTGCGTGCTGCTGATCGCCTTCGAGGCGATGGCGGTCAACACGGCCATGCCGGTCGCCGCCAAGGCGCTGCACGGGGTGGGGCTGTACGCCTTCGCGTTCACCGGGTTCTTCACCTCCAGCCTGCTGGCCATGGTGGTCTCGGGGGAGTGGTGCGACAAGCGCGGGCCGATGGTCCCGCTCGGGGTCGGGATCGCGGTGTTCGGGGCGGGGCTGGTGCTCGCCGGGACGGCGACGACGATGTGGACCTTCGTCGGCGGGCGGGTGACCCAGGGGTTCGGGGCCGGGTTGGTGATCGTCGCGCTGTACGTGGTCGTCGGGCTGCGCTACCCGGAGCGGCTGCGGCCCAAGGTGTTCGCGGCCTTCGCCGCCTCGTGGGTGCTGCCGTCGGTGATCGGTCCGCTGGTGGCCGGCACGGTGACGCAGCACGTGGGGTGGCGCTGGGTGTTCCTGTCGATACCGGTCCTGATCGTCGCGCCGCTGGTGCTGATGCTGCCGCAGCTGCGCGGACTGCGCGGCGGCGACGCGGTCGGGGAGCCGCTGGACCGTAGGCGGCTGTGGCTGGCGCTCGCGCTCTCCGTGGGGGCGGGGTTGCTGCAGTACGCCGGGCAGCGGCTGGACGTGTGGTCGCTGCCGCCTGCGGTCGTGGGCGCCGCGCTGCTGGTCCCGGCCGCGCTGCGGCTGCTGCCGCGCGGGACCTTCCGCGCCCGGCGCGGACTGCCGACCGTGATCCTGCTGCGCGGCGTCGCCGCGGGTGCGTTCATCTCCGCCGAGGCGTTCATCCCGCTGATGCTGGTCACCCAGCACGGCTACTCGCCCACCTTCGCCGGGCTCTCGCTCGCGGGAGGCGGCGTCTCCTGGGCGGGAGGCTCCTGGCTCCAGGGGCGGCCGTGGGCGGAGCCCCACCGGCTGCGGCTGGTCCAGGCGGGTCTGGCCGCCGCGGCGGTCTCGGTCGCGCTGGTCGCCCTCGCGTCGCAGCCGTCCGCCCCGGCGCCGCTGGTCGCGGCCGCCTGGGCGCTCGGCGGGGCCGGAATGGGGCTGGCGATCGCCAGCATCGGGGTGCTGATGTTCTCCCTGTCCGCTCCCGAGGAGACCGGGGCCAACTCGGCGTCGCTGCAGGTCAGCGACGCGCTGGGGAACATCGTCTGCACCGGCCTCGCGGGCGTGCTGTTCACCGTGCTGGGCACCGGCACGACCTCCGGTTTCACCGCGGTCTTCGTCGCGATGACGGCCTTCATGGTGGTCGGCGTCGCGGTCTGCGGCCGCGCCCGCTCCTGA
- a CDS encoding sensor histidine kinase, translating into MAGTVRDVRRVGDLVRSAGRDLGAPVHLVVLGLLLVVTFHVVVLEGHHRRAPLVLALVAGFAAVYLLAPEVCRRAGADAPRWSTAKAVAPEAVLWLVALTSLWLSLTVVVLEFEVLVAPLYFVHLLVLPVRPGYVVGGLTFAALLLRAVAHGAEASLSAFGLLVGAGLALGLARCLVLIGRLRSRDRALTEELRRVSESTMQEEREAGRVEERGRLAQDVHDTVAQGLTAMAMLLQAAADSLPGVAHLDKARTRLRAAAEINSVTLGQARDIVHGIAFSELGEGGLPPAVRRYVTLVQRGLVAREQVRGQEQALVFTLHGAPFRLPLATESALLRVIQEAVNNALRHGWATRVEVTLAYLTDRLTVEVRDNGVGLPPGVVAGAERPPAQDGLGLGAMRTRVERVGGELALSSRVGRGTVVSVDLPLPGPARLSA; encoded by the coding sequence GTGGCCGGCACGGTCCGCGACGTCCGCAGGGTCGGCGATCTGGTGCGCAGTGCCGGGCGGGATCTCGGCGCACCCGTGCACCTGGTCGTCCTCGGCCTGCTGCTGGTGGTCACCTTCCACGTGGTCGTCCTGGAGGGGCACCACCGCAGGGCGCCCCTGGTGCTGGCCCTGGTCGCCGGCTTCGCGGCGGTGTACCTGCTCGCGCCCGAGGTCTGCCGCCGGGCGGGCGCCGACGCGCCGCGCTGGTCGACGGCGAAGGCGGTGGCGCCCGAGGCGGTGCTCTGGCTGGTCGCGCTGACCTCGCTGTGGCTCTCGCTCACCGTGGTGGTGCTGGAGTTCGAGGTGCTGGTCGCCCCGCTCTACTTCGTCCACCTGCTGGTGCTGCCGGTCCGCCCCGGCTACGTGGTCGGCGGCCTGACCTTCGCCGCGCTGCTGCTGCGCGCCGTCGCCCACGGCGCCGAGGCCTCGCTCTCGGCCTTCGGCCTGCTCGTCGGCGCGGGCCTGGCACTGGGCCTGGCCCGGTGCCTGGTACTGATCGGCCGGCTCCGTAGCCGGGACCGTGCGCTGACGGAGGAGCTGCGCCGGGTCAGCGAGTCGACCATGCAGGAGGAGCGCGAGGCGGGCCGGGTCGAGGAGCGCGGCCGACTCGCCCAGGACGTGCACGACACCGTGGCCCAGGGGCTCACGGCGATGGCGATGCTGCTCCAGGCCGCCGCCGACTCGCTGCCCGGCGTCGCCCACCTCGACAAGGCCCGCACCCGGCTCAGGGCGGCGGCCGAGATCAACTCGGTGACGCTCGGTCAGGCGCGGGACATCGTCCACGGTATCGCCTTCTCCGAGCTGGGCGAGGGCGGGCTGCCACCGGCCGTGCGGCGCTACGTCACCCTGGTCCAGCGCGGCCTGGTCGCGCGGGAACAGGTGCGCGGCCAGGAGCAGGCGCTGGTCTTCACGCTGCACGGCGCGCCGTTCCGGCTGCCGCTGGCGACCGAGAGCGCGCTGCTGAGGGTGATCCAGGAAGCCGTCAACAACGCGCTGCGCCACGGCTGGGCCACCAGGGTCGAGGTGACCCTCGCCTATCTGACGGACCGGCTGACCGTGGAGGTCCGCGACAACGGCGTCGGCCTGCCGCCCGGCGTCGTCGCCGGTGCGGAGCGCCCGCCCGCGCAGGACGGACTGGGCCTGGGCGCGATGCGGACCCGGGTGGAACGCGTCGGAGGAGAGCTCGCGCTCTCCTCCCGGGTGGGCCGGGGCACCGTCGTCTCGGTCGACCTGCCGCTGCCGGGCCCCGCCCGGCTCAGCGCCTGA
- a CDS encoding xanthine dehydrogenase family protein molybdopterin-binding subunit: MPAGEVTATAPVQRLAEHGPTGGGIGASPLREDAAAKAMGVYPYAADLWAEGLLWGALARSPYAHARIVSIDTRPALAVPGVYAVLTADDLPAGPDGTPGGSPTGPVVADRPVLAAGVVRHHGEPFAAVAADHPDTARLAAAAIMVEWEPLPPLTDPEQAFQAPPLHPDGNVFRQLPIRFGDPEVVGEVVVEGMYQVGRQDPAPIGAEAGLAVPRPDGGVELHVASTDPHGDRDRAAACLGIEPDRVRLVVSGVPGATADRDDLGFQATLALLAIRTGHPVKMSLTREESFLTHAHRHPTLLRYRHHADAEGRLVKVEAQILLDGGAYADVSSEVLAAAAAMAAGPYVVPHVFVDAWAVRTNNPPAGRMRGEGALQVCFAYESQLDRLAAALDLSALEIRRRNVMATGDLLPTGQAVTCPAPVRELLDAVADEPLPPLPVDRPDAEWLLPEGPGGAGDPAAVRRGIGYAVGMVHMLGIEGTDEVATASVRVTGSQASVICAAVDPGTGFATLAKQIVQEILGVDEVYIAPVDTDQPAAGPSARGRQTWVAGGAVERAALMVRQQLLQPLAARFAMSPELLSIKDGRITSYDGVLGMPVLEALEGKDLWATAQCRPHPTEPLDPETGQGDAFVSIGFCAMRAVVDVDIELGTVRVVEVTAAQDVGRALNPRQIAARVEAGVTQGLGLALMEELAVGDGRLLAPNFVGYRLPTSLDAPDIRVAALVEDRDVVAPFGAKAVGAASAAVAPAAIASAVRAATGMPVTRLPIRPEDAAV; the protein is encoded by the coding sequence CTGCCCGCGGGCGAGGTCACCGCGACCGCGCCCGTCCAGCGCCTCGCCGAGCACGGCCCGACCGGCGGGGGCATCGGCGCCTCCCCGCTGCGCGAGGACGCCGCCGCGAAGGCGATGGGGGTCTACCCCTACGCGGCCGACCTGTGGGCCGAGGGCCTCCTGTGGGGTGCGCTGGCCCGCTCGCCCTACGCGCACGCCCGTATCGTCAGCATCGACACCCGCCCGGCCCTGGCGGTGCCGGGCGTCTACGCCGTGCTCACCGCGGACGATCTTCCGGCCGGCCCCGACGGCACGCCCGGCGGTTCGCCCACCGGTCCCGTCGTCGCCGACCGGCCCGTGCTGGCGGCCGGGGTGGTGCGCCACCACGGCGAGCCCTTCGCCGCCGTGGCCGCCGACCACCCCGACACCGCACGGCTGGCCGCCGCCGCGATCATGGTCGAGTGGGAGCCGCTGCCGCCGCTGACCGACCCCGAGCAGGCCTTCCAGGCCCCGCCGCTGCACCCGGACGGCAACGTCTTCCGCCAGCTGCCGATCCGCTTCGGCGACCCCGAGGTCGTCGGCGAGGTGGTCGTCGAGGGCATGTACCAGGTGGGCCGTCAGGACCCGGCGCCGATCGGCGCCGAGGCCGGGCTCGCGGTCCCCCGCCCGGACGGCGGGGTCGAACTGCACGTCGCCTCCACCGACCCGCACGGCGACCGCGACCGTGCCGCCGCCTGCTTGGGCATCGAGCCCGACCGGGTCAGGCTCGTCGTCTCCGGCGTCCCCGGCGCCACCGCCGACCGGGACGACCTCGGCTTCCAGGCCACCCTCGCGCTGCTGGCGATCCGCACCGGCCATCCGGTCAAGATGTCGCTGACCCGTGAGGAGTCCTTCCTCACCCACGCCCACCGGCACCCCACGCTGCTGCGCTACCGCCACCACGCCGACGCCGAGGGCCGCCTGGTCAAGGTCGAGGCGCAGATCCTGCTGGACGGCGGCGCCTACGCGGACGTCTCCAGCGAGGTGCTGGCCGCCGCCGCGGCGATGGCCGCGGGACCGTACGTCGTCCCGCACGTCTTCGTCGACGCCTGGGCGGTGCGCACCAACAACCCGCCCGCCGGGCGGATGCGCGGCGAGGGCGCGCTGCAGGTCTGCTTCGCGTACGAGTCGCAGCTGGACCGGCTCGCCGCCGCGCTCGACCTCAGCGCCCTGGAGATCCGCCGCCGCAACGTGATGGCGACGGGCGACCTGCTGCCGACCGGACAGGCCGTCACCTGCCCGGCCCCCGTCCGCGAGCTGCTGGACGCGGTCGCGGACGAGCCGCTGCCGCCGCTGCCGGTCGACCGGCCGGACGCGGAGTGGCTGCTGCCCGAGGGCCCCGGCGGCGCGGGCGACCCCGCGGCGGTCCGGCGCGGGATCGGCTACGCGGTCGGCATGGTGCACATGCTCGGCATCGAGGGCACGGACGAGGTCGCCACGGCGTCGGTGCGGGTGACCGGCTCCCAGGCGTCGGTGATCTGCGCGGCGGTGGACCCCGGCACCGGCTTCGCCACGCTGGCCAAGCAGATCGTCCAGGAGATCCTGGGCGTGGACGAGGTCTACATCGCCCCGGTCGACACCGACCAACCCGCGGCGGGCCCGTCGGCCCGCGGCCGGCAGACGTGGGTGGCCGGCGGCGCGGTCGAGCGGGCGGCGCTGATGGTCCGCCAGCAGCTGCTGCAGCCGCTGGCGGCGCGGTTCGCGATGTCGCCGGAGCTGCTGAGCATCAAGGACGGTCGGATCACCTCCTACGACGGCGTGCTCGGCATGCCGGTGCTCGAAGCGCTGGAGGGCAAGGACCTCTGGGCGACGGCGCAGTGCCGGCCGCACCCGACCGAGCCGCTGGACCCGGAGACGGGCCAGGGCGACGCCTTCGTCAGCATCGGGTTCTGCGCGATGCGGGCGGTCGTGGACGTGGACATCGAGCTGGGCACGGTCCGGGTCGTCGAGGTCACGGCGGCGCAGGACGTCGGCCGCGCGCTGAACCCGCGGCAGATCGCGGCGCGGGTGGAGGCGGGCGTGACGCAGGGGCTCGGCCTGGCCCTGATGGAGGAACTGGCCGTCGGCGACGGCCGCCTGCTCGCCCCGAACTTCGTCGGCTACCGCCTGCCCACGTCCCTGGACGCCCCGGACATCCGCGTGGCGGCCCTCGTCGAGGACCGCGACGTGGTGGCCCCCTTCGGCGCGAAGGCCGTCGGCGCGGCGTCCGCGGCGGTGGCCCCGGCGGCCATCGCCTCCGCGGTCCGCGCCGCGACGGGCATGCCGGTCACCCGTCTCCCCATCCGCCCGGAAGACGCAGCGGTCTAG
- a CDS encoding FAD binding domain-containing protein, translating into MLPASLDEAVSALAASPGAVPVAGGTDLMGAVNAGLLRPMALLGLGRVTELRGWQYQDGAALLGAGLTHARMARPDFAALIPALAEAAGTVGPPQVRNVGTLGGNIVSAHPAGDTLPVLSALEATVTLIGPEGGREVAVSHLLTGLDPLRAGELLAFVRVPLLHAPQVFLKSGGRTGPARAVASVALVLDPARRAVRCAVGAVAPVPLRPLEAEQWVAGCIDWDGERTVDPAVAQAFGEYVASACVPDAAEESGAQGAGALQNPAAAAQRLRRTVSVLARRALGRALK; encoded by the coding sequence ATGCTCCCGGCCTCGCTGGACGAGGCCGTCAGCGCATTGGCGGCGTCGCCGGGCGCGGTGCCGGTCGCGGGCGGGACCGACCTGATGGGCGCGGTCAACGCCGGGCTGCTGCGCCCCATGGCGCTGCTCGGGCTGGGGCGCGTCACCGAGCTCAGGGGCTGGCAGTACCAGGACGGCGCGGCGCTGCTCGGCGCCGGCCTGACCCACGCGCGCATGGCCCGCCCCGACTTCGCCGCGCTGATCCCGGCGCTCGCCGAGGCCGCGGGCACCGTCGGCCCGCCGCAGGTGCGCAACGTCGGCACGCTGGGCGGCAACATCGTCAGCGCGCATCCGGCCGGGGACACGCTGCCGGTGCTGTCCGCTCTCGAGGCGACGGTCACCCTGATCGGGCCCGAAGGTGGGCGAGAAGTGGCGGTCAGTCACCTTCTGACCGGTTTGGACCCCCTGCGTGCGGGCGAGTTGCTGGCTTTTGTCCGAGTTCCGCTGCTGCACGCCCCCCAGGTCTTCCTCAAGTCCGGCGGCCGGACCGGCCCCGCCCGCGCCGTGGCCTCGGTCGCCCTGGTGCTCGATCCGGCGCGGCGCGCCGTGCGCTGCGCCGTGGGCGCCGTCGCGCCGGTCCCGCTGCGCCCGCTGGAGGCCGAGCAGTGGGTGGCCGGCTGCATCGACTGGGACGGCGAACGGACCGTGGACCCGGCGGTGGCGCAGGCCTTCGGCGAGTACGTCGCCTCCGCCTGCGTCCCCGACGCCGCGGAGGAGTCCGGCGCCCAGGGAGCCGGGGCACTGCAGAACCCGGCGGCCGCCGCCCAACGGCTCAGGCGTACCGTCTCCGTACTGGCCCGCCGCGCACTCGGGAGGGCGCTGAAGTGA
- a CDS encoding DEAD/DEAH box helicase yields the protein MSTATSSHASHHLSPAFPGRAPWGTAGKLRAWQQAAMEKYVEQQPRDFLAVATPGAGKTTFALTLASYLLHSHVVQQVTVVAPTEHLKKQWAEAAARIGIKLDPAYSSGPLSRDYHGVVVTYAGVGVNPMLHRNRAENRKTLVILDEIHHAGDSKSWGEACLEAFEPATRRLALTGTPFRSDTNPIPFVQYAAGGDGIRRSIADYTYGYGNALQDHVVRPVIFLSYSGNMRWRTKAGDELAARLGEPMTKDVIAQAWRTALAPQGEWMPNVLRAADVRLTEVRKSIPDAGALVIASDQESARAYAKIIREITGEGATLVLSDEAESSQRISDFSAGTSRWMVAVRMVSEGVDVPRLAVGVYATSISTPLFFAQAVGRFVRARKRGETASVFLPTIPTLLSFANEMEVQRDHILDKPKKQGEDDLFSEEDALLAEAEKTKDEADGGMDDMPWEALESDAVFDRVLYDGKEFGMQAHAGSEEESDYLGIPGLLEPDQVQMLLQRRQHRQIQRSRSKPAEEADLLELEAEKRPVVTHKQLQELRKELNGLVGAWHHRTGQPHGTIHNELRRICGGPLTAQATANQLQSRIGKIREWATRID from the coding sequence GTGAGTACCGCCACCTCTTCCCACGCGTCGCACCACCTCTCACCCGCCTTCCCCGGCCGTGCGCCCTGGGGTACGGCCGGCAAGCTGCGTGCCTGGCAGCAGGCCGCGATGGAGAAGTACGTCGAGCAGCAGCCGCGTGACTTCCTCGCGGTCGCGACCCCCGGAGCGGGGAAGACCACCTTCGCCCTGACCTTGGCGTCGTACCTGCTGCACAGCCATGTCGTGCAGCAGGTCACCGTCGTCGCGCCGACCGAGCACCTGAAGAAGCAGTGGGCCGAGGCCGCCGCCCGGATAGGGATCAAGCTGGATCCGGCCTACAGCAGCGGCCCGCTGTCGCGGGACTACCACGGCGTCGTCGTCACCTACGCGGGCGTCGGCGTGAACCCGATGCTGCACCGCAACCGCGCCGAGAACCGCAAGACGCTGGTGATCCTGGACGAGATCCACCACGCGGGCGACTCCAAGTCCTGGGGCGAGGCCTGCCTGGAGGCGTTCGAGCCGGCCACCCGGCGGCTGGCGCTCACCGGTACGCCGTTCCGCTCCGACACCAACCCGATCCCCTTCGTGCAGTACGCGGCCGGGGGCGACGGCATCCGGCGCAGCATCGCCGACTACACCTACGGCTACGGCAACGCGCTCCAGGACCACGTGGTCCGCCCGGTGATCTTCCTTTCCTACAGCGGCAACATGCGCTGGCGCACCAAGGCGGGCGACGAGCTCGCCGCCCGGCTCGGCGAGCCGATGACCAAGGACGTCATCGCGCAGGCCTGGCGCACCGCGCTCGCGCCGCAGGGCGAGTGGATGCCCAACGTGCTGCGCGCGGCCGACGTGCGGCTGACCGAGGTGCGCAAGTCGATCCCCGACGCGGGCGCCCTCGTCATCGCCTCCGACCAGGAGTCGGCCCGCGCCTACGCCAAGATCATCAGGGAGATCACCGGCGAGGGCGCGACCCTGGTCCTCTCCGACGAGGCCGAGTCCTCCCAGCGCATCAGCGACTTCTCGGCCGGGACCTCGCGCTGGATGGTCGCGGTCCGCATGGTGTCCGAGGGCGTCGACGTGCCGCGGCTCGCCGTCGGCGTCTACGCCACCTCGATCTCCACACCGCTCTTCTTCGCCCAGGCCGTCGGCCGCTTCGTCCGCGCCCGCAAGCGCGGCGAGACCGCGTCCGTCTTCCTCCCCACCATCCCCACCCTGCTCTCCTTCGCCAACGAGATGGAGGTGCAGCGCGACCACATCCTCGACAAGCCGAAGAAGCAGGGCGAGGACGACCTCTTCTCGGAGGAGGACGCGCTGCTCGCCGAGGCCGAGAAGACCAAGGACGAGGCCGACGGCGGCATGGACGACATGCCGTGGGAGGCGCTGGAGTCCGACGCCGTCTTCGACCGGGTGCTCTACGACGGCAAGGAGTTCGGCATGCAGGCGCATGCCGGCTCCGAGGAGGAGTCCGACTACCTCGGCATCCCCGGCCTGCTCGAACCCGACCAGGTGCAGATGCTGCTGCAGCGCCGCCAGCACCGGCAGATCCAGCGCAGCAGGAGCAAGCCCGCCGAGGAGGCCGACCTGCTGGAGCTGGAGGCCGAGAAGCGCCCGGTGGTCACCCACAAGCAGCTGCAGGAGCTGCGCAAGGAGCTCAACGGCCTGGTCGGCGCCTGGCACCACCGCACCGGACAGCCGCACGGCACCATCCACAACGAGCTGCGCCGGATCTGCGGCGGCCCGCTGACCGCGCAGGCGACGGCCAACCAACTCCAGTCCAGGATCGGCAAGATCCGCGAGTGGGCCACCAGGATCGATTGA
- a CDS encoding DUF3152 domain-containing protein: MALVALALGGGYALLGVLRGGSNPAVAAPAALSSPAPSPSTASAGDPAPAAPKPSVSPSPRATAIVQRGAGTYGYASGGTDVVGHGRLFRYRVAVENGIGVSPATFAAQVDAILDNTQRGWSAGGQFSFQRVPSGPVAFTVFLVSPQTAITKCWNLIHLHVNEYGGVNCSNNGDTVVMNMNRWINLTGYYTGQTDLYHALAINHEVGHSLGHGHVSCPGPGRPAPVMMQQIKGLHGCVPNGWPYTPSGAYLTGPPTR; this comes from the coding sequence TTGGCGCTCGTCGCCTTGGCGCTCGGCGGCGGCTACGCCCTGCTGGGCGTGCTGCGCGGCGGTTCGAACCCCGCGGTCGCGGCACCCGCAGCGCTGAGCTCCCCGGCGCCCTCCCCGTCCACGGCGTCCGCGGGCGACCCGGCGCCCGCCGCGCCGAAGCCGAGCGTGTCGCCCTCACCGCGCGCGACCGCGATCGTGCAGCGCGGCGCCGGCACGTACGGCTACGCCTCGGGCGGGACGGACGTCGTCGGACACGGCCGGCTCTTCCGCTACCGCGTCGCGGTCGAGAACGGCATCGGCGTCAGCCCGGCCACGTTCGCGGCCCAGGTGGACGCGATCCTGGACAACACGCAGCGCGGCTGGAGCGCGGGGGGGCAGTTCTCCTTCCAGCGGGTCCCCTCGGGCCCGGTGGCCTTCACGGTCTTCCTGGTCTCGCCGCAGACGGCGATCACCAAGTGCTGGAACCTGATCCACCTGCACGTGAACGAGTACGGCGGGGTCAACTGCAGCAACAACGGCGACACCGTCGTGATGAACATGAACCGGTGGATCAACCTCACCGGCTACTACACCGGCCAGACCGACCTCTACCACGCCCTGGCGATCAACCACGAGGTCGGCCACTCGCTGGGCCACGGCCACGTCTCCTGCCCCGGACCCGGCCGACCGGCCCCGGTGATGATGCAGCAGATCAAGGGCCTCCACGGCTGCGTCCCCAACGGCTGGCCCTACACCCCCTCCGGCGCCTACCTCACCGGCCCTCCCACCCGCTGA
- a CDS encoding SsgA family sporulation/cell division regulator: MNSTLRGQILMELATPAGVSFQIPVRLTFTRIKAWSIQLTFFLPGDEPVQWNVSRELLLDGLSDVAGEGDVRVRPLAWHDGELVAITLRSPEGEAELVAPATALHAFLLRTDLLVPFGEEFSDEWLDQGIARLLTDAESRR, translated from the coding sequence ATGAACAGCACGCTGCGTGGCCAGATCCTGATGGAGCTGGCCACCCCCGCCGGAGTCAGCTTCCAGATTCCGGTCCGGCTGACGTTCACCAGGATCAAAGCCTGGTCGATCCAGCTGACCTTCTTTCTGCCGGGCGACGAACCGGTGCAGTGGAACGTCTCGCGCGAGCTGCTGCTGGACGGGCTGAGCGACGTCGCCGGCGAGGGCGACGTGCGGGTGCGTCCGTTGGCGTGGCACGACGGCGAGCTGGTGGCCATCACCCTGCGCTCCCCGGAGGGCGAGGCCGAACTGGTGGCCCCGGCCACCGCGTTGCACGCGTTCCTGCTCCGGACGGACCTGCTGGTGCCGTTCGGCGAGGAGTTCTCCGACGAGTGGCTCGACCAGGGCATCGCCCGCCTGCTCACCGACGCGGAGTCCCGCCGCTAG
- a CDS encoding response regulator codes for MAAHGPEADARVRVLVVDDHPAIRLGLRVLIEDQQDLRLVAETGAVGEALRLVLRAEPQERPDVVLLDLDLGQGTAGGLDLVRRFDAMDEPPAVLVFSGHNSDADIFAAIDAGAVGFLGKETDPDALLSGIRAAARGETVLGASAVRRVLRRVRGSAPVLSSREVEVLQLLGEGLPNRKIAARLYISEATAKGHLASIYAKLGVDTRGAAVATAVREGLLRLG; via the coding sequence GTGGCAGCGCACGGACCGGAAGCCGACGCCCGTGTGCGCGTTCTGGTCGTCGACGACCACCCTGCCATCCGCCTCGGCCTGCGCGTACTGATCGAGGATCAGCAGGATCTCCGGCTGGTGGCCGAGACCGGCGCCGTCGGCGAGGCGCTGCGACTCGTCCTGCGGGCGGAGCCGCAGGAGCGGCCCGACGTCGTCCTGCTCGATCTCGACCTCGGCCAGGGCACGGCCGGCGGCCTGGACCTGGTCCGACGCTTCGACGCGATGGACGAGCCGCCCGCGGTGCTGGTCTTCAGCGGCCACAACAGCGACGCCGACATCTTCGCCGCGATCGACGCGGGCGCGGTCGGCTTCCTCGGCAAGGAGACCGACCCCGACGCCCTCCTCTCCGGCATCCGCGCTGCCGCGCGCGGCGAGACGGTCCTGGGCGCGAGCGCGGTCCGCAGGGTCCTGCGGCGCGTGCGCGGCAGCGCGCCGGTGCTCTCCTCCCGCGAGGTCGAGGTCCTGCAGCTGCTCGGCGAGGGCCTGCCCAATCGCAAGATCGCTGCGCGCCTCTACATCAGCGAGGCGACGGCGAAGGGCCACCTCGCCAGCATCTACGCCAAACTCGGCGTCGACACCCGCGGCGCCGCCGTCGCCACCGCGGTCCGCGAGGGCCTCCTCCGCCTGGGCTGA